One genomic region from Kineobactrum salinum encodes:
- a CDS encoding YheU family protein codes for MAQLLEIPPSRLAPDVLAALLEEFASRDGTDYGVRELPLEDKVDQLRSQLATGRLALLYDGDSETWDLLPRDIADGLLAGA; via the coding sequence TTGGCGCAGCTGCTGGAGATTCCGCCGTCGCGGCTGGCACCCGATGTGCTGGCCGCATTGCTGGAGGAATTCGCCAGCCGCGACGGCACTGATTACGGGGTCCGGGAGCTGCCGCTGGAAGACAAGGTAGACCAGCTGCGCAGCCAGCTGGCGACGGGCCGGCTGGCCCTGCTGTATGACGGCGACAGCGAAACCTGGGACCTGCTGCCCAGGGACATCGCCGATGGTCTGCTGGCCGGCGCCTGA
- a CDS encoding class I SAM-dependent methyltransferase, with protein MKYAVALLCALIVVPAQAALDWETALQGPQRSAENKARDDFRHPRETLEFFGLEEGMTVVELSPGGGWYTEVLAPLVVGNGKLYAAHLDPNGGAYARNSLGGYLQKLAADHELYGPVVVTRLQPPEETAIAPAGSADLVLAFRNVHSWLGQNALKETLEAAHRALKPGGVLGVVQHRASADAATDPETMGRTGYVSEDYLVEVATEAGFELAASSDINANPRDTADHPGGVWALPPVLRGGDQNREAMLAIGESDRMTLKFVKAE; from the coding sequence ATGAAATATGCTGTTGCATTATTGTGCGCGCTGATCGTCGTACCGGCGCAGGCTGCGCTGGACTGGGAGACCGCGCTGCAGGGCCCCCAGCGCAGCGCGGAGAACAAGGCGCGCGATGACTTCCGTCACCCGCGTGAAACCCTGGAATTTTTTGGCCTGGAAGAGGGCATGACCGTAGTCGAGCTGTCCCCGGGCGGCGGCTGGTATACCGAAGTGCTGGCCCCGTTGGTGGTCGGCAACGGCAAACTGTATGCGGCGCATTTGGACCCCAACGGCGGAGCCTATGCCCGCAATTCCCTGGGCGGGTACCTGCAAAAGCTGGCTGCCGACCACGAGCTGTATGGCCCGGTGGTGGTGACCCGGCTGCAGCCACCGGAGGAAACCGCTATCGCGCCCGCCGGCTCAGCGGATCTGGTGCTGGCGTTTCGCAATGTGCATAGCTGGCTGGGCCAGAATGCGCTGAAGGAAACCCTGGAGGCTGCCCACAGGGCGCTCAAGCCCGGCGGCGTCCTGGGCGTCGTGCAGCACCGCGCCAGCGCGGACGCCGCGACCGATCCGGAAACCATGGGCCGGACTGGTTATGTGTCCGAGGATTACCTGGTCGAGGTAGCCACCGAGGCGGGTTTCGAGCTGGCTGCCAGCAGTGATATCAATGCCAATCCCCGCGACACCGCGGATCACCCTGGTGGGGTCTGGGCCCTGCCGCCAGTTTTGCGCGGTGGTGACCAAAATCGCGAGGCGATGCTGGCGATCGGCGAGAGTGACCGCATGACCCTGAAATTCGTTAAGGCGGAGTGA
- a CDS encoding glycine cleavage system protein R, whose amino-acid sequence METSFIVTFIGDDRPGLVEQLSAAIERSGGNWLESQLSQLGGKFAGLVLVSLPEGTGEALEQTLKELASTGLSVRVTPTSGAAARGPAGRPIALSVLGPDRPGIVREIARALAAEQVNVIEMDSTVSSAPMSGEPLFQARIRAEIPGEASLEALTDAMDAIAELMTLEIDLEAGS is encoded by the coding sequence GTGGAAACTTCTTTTATCGTGACCTTTATCGGCGACGACCGGCCCGGTCTGGTCGAACAATTGTCCGCTGCAATCGAGCGCAGCGGCGGCAACTGGCTGGAAAGCCAGCTGTCCCAGCTGGGAGGCAAATTCGCCGGACTGGTGCTGGTGTCGCTGCCGGAGGGAACGGGAGAGGCCCTGGAACAGACGCTGAAGGAATTGGCGAGCACGGGCCTCAGTGTGCGGGTGACCCCCACCAGCGGTGCCGCCGCACGCGGCCCCGCTGGCCGCCCCATAGCGTTGTCAGTACTGGGTCCGGACAGGCCGGGTATCGTCCGCGAAATCGCCCGCGCGCTGGCTGCGGAACAGGTCAATGTGATCGAGATGGACAGTACTGTCAGCAGCGCGCCGATGAGTGGCGAGCCCCTGTTTCAGGCCCGGATCAGGGCCGAAATACCGGGCGAGGCTTCGCTGGAGGCGCTGACCGATGCAATGGACGCAATCGCCGAACTGATGACGCTGGAGATTGACCTGGAAGCCGGGAGCTGA
- the prmB gene encoding 50S ribosomal protein L3 N(5)-glutamine methyltransferase: protein MKQADTALACATTVGEALEQVASVLEAADLYYGHGTDNPWDEAVQLVLAVTELPPDSDDSALPHPVSQAQAVRIAELLRQRTRLRLPLPYLLGKAWFAGLQLHCDPRAIIPRSPIAELIRRRFAPWYNGPGPQRVLDLCCGGGCIGLATAWYLPDSQVDCIDLDANALALARDNVALLQLQDRVRVLQSDLFAAVAGQRYDLILSNPPYVDARDLAAMPAEYRHEPGLALGSGEDGLDLTRRLLAVAEDYLQPTGMLVVEVGNSWEALEQAYPRVPFTWLEFEDGGHGVLVLSAQELRENRASLQA from the coding sequence ATGAAGCAAGCAGACACCGCACTGGCCTGCGCCACCACCGTCGGCGAGGCCCTGGAACAGGTCGCCTCTGTGCTGGAGGCCGCCGACCTGTACTATGGCCACGGCACCGACAACCCCTGGGACGAGGCCGTGCAGCTGGTGCTGGCGGTTACGGAGCTGCCACCGGACAGTGACGATTCGGCGCTGCCTCATCCGGTGAGCCAGGCCCAGGCCGTGCGCATCGCCGAGCTGTTGCGCCAGCGTACCCGGCTGCGTCTGCCCTTGCCCTACCTGCTGGGCAAGGCCTGGTTTGCCGGCCTGCAACTGCACTGCGACCCGCGCGCGATCATTCCACGCTCCCCGATTGCAGAGCTGATCCGGCGCCGGTTTGCGCCCTGGTACAACGGTCCCGGGCCACAGCGGGTGCTGGATCTGTGCTGCGGCGGCGGTTGTATCGGCCTGGCCACCGCCTGGTACCTGCCCGACAGCCAGGTGGACTGTATAGACCTCGATGCCAACGCGCTGGCGCTGGCGCGCGACAACGTCGCCCTGTTACAGCTGCAGGACCGGGTGCGGGTGCTGCAGTCGGACCTGTTTGCCGCCGTAGCCGGGCAGCGCTACGACCTGATCCTGAGCAATCCGCCCTATGTGGATGCCCGTGACCTGGCGGCGATGCCGGCGGAATACCGCCACGAACCGGGTTTGGCGCTGGGTTCTGGCGAGGATGGCCTGGACCTGACCCGGCGCCTGCTGGCGGTGGCCGAGGACTACCTGCAGCCCACCGGCATGCTGGTGGTGGAGGTCGGCAACAGTTGGGAGGCACTGGAGCAGGCCTATCCGCGGGTGCCCTTTACCTGGCTGGAGTTCGAGGACGGTGGCCACGGCGTGCTGGTGCTGAGCGCGCAGGAGCTGCGGGAAAATCGGGCGAGCCTGCAGGCATAG
- the folE gene encoding GTP cyclohydrolase I FolE, with product MEQHWAHIIEAIGEDLSRPGLSDTPRRAAKAFEFLTRGYQQSVAEVVNEALFPSDSSEMVLVQDVELYSLCEHHLLPFIGKCHVAYIPTGQVLGLSKVARLVDVFARRLQIQESLTMQIAETIMAVTQADGVGVIIEAQHMCMMMRGVEKQNSVMKTSAMLGSFRTEQKTRDEFLSLLQLRR from the coding sequence TTGGAACAGCATTGGGCACATATTATAGAGGCGATTGGCGAAGACCTGTCACGACCGGGGCTGTCGGATACGCCCAGGCGTGCCGCCAAGGCCTTCGAGTTTCTGACCCGGGGCTATCAGCAATCAGTGGCCGAGGTCGTCAACGAGGCGCTGTTTCCATCCGATTCCAGCGAAATGGTGTTGGTTCAGGACGTTGAACTGTACTCCCTCTGTGAACATCACCTGCTGCCGTTCATCGGCAAGTGTCACGTCGCCTATATCCCCACCGGACAGGTTCTGGGGCTATCGAAGGTGGCAAGGCTGGTGGATGTCTTCGCCCGCCGCCTGCAGATCCAGGAATCGCTGACCATGCAGATCGCGGAAACCATCATGGCGGTGACCCAGGCCGATGGCGTGGGCGTAATCATCGAGGCCCAGCACATGTGCATGATGATGCGCGGGGTAGAGAAACAGAATTCGGTGATGAAGACATCCGCCATGCTGGGGAGCTTCCGCACCGAGCAGAAAACCCGCGACGAATTTCTGTCGCTGCTGCAGCTGCGCCGCTAA
- a CDS encoding DUF4892 domain-containing protein encodes MSAIQRWTRILLPALLVGQAVSLWAQDLDPYALVERLHDYPHAVSIDSRELEVADHELGLGALQKIRGQWGFSRSVRLDGTLTRETWQIVDGFAATEVLRELEQQLAAAKGSELLFSCDGRACGNAAQWANRVFGQRVLYGTSGEQRYRAYAVDTEAGEFRLALYSGARTSDRQYLHMDILRLR; translated from the coding sequence GTGAGTGCCATCCAGCGTTGGACCAGAATCCTGCTACCGGCCTTGCTGGTTGGCCAGGCCGTGTCATTGTGGGCGCAGGACCTGGACCCCTATGCATTGGTGGAACGACTGCACGACTACCCGCATGCGGTGTCCATCGATTCCCGCGAGCTAGAGGTGGCCGATCACGAGCTGGGCCTGGGCGCGCTGCAGAAGATACGCGGGCAGTGGGGATTCAGTCGCAGCGTACGGCTTGACGGCACACTCACCCGCGAAACCTGGCAGATCGTCGATGGCTTCGCCGCCACCGAAGTGTTGCGGGAGCTGGAGCAACAGCTGGCCGCAGCAAAGGGCAGTGAACTGCTGTTCAGCTGCGACGGCAGAGCCTGCGGCAATGCCGCCCAGTGGGCCAACCGGGTGTTCGGCCAGCGGGTGCTGTACGGTACTTCGGGTGAGCAACGCTACCGCGCCTATGCCGTGGATACCGAGGCCGGCGAATTCCGGCTGGCGCTTTACAGCGGCGCGCGCACGTCTGACAGGCAGTATCTGCACATGGACATACTGCGGTTGCGGTAG
- a CDS encoding NAD(P)H-dependent glycerol-3-phosphate dehydrogenase, with the protein MPLTHRVAVLGGGSFGTVIGNLVARNGHRICLWLRNPERVATINRLRENSEYLPGYQLDNRLYATTGLKQAVRDVDILFVAVPSHSFREISRAVAPLVSPHTVLVSLTKGIEPGGFRLMSEILRQEMPDNPRAVLSGPNLAGEIAAGHLTGSVVASADHSINATLHDLLHSERFLVYASQDMYGVELGGALKNVYAILAGLGAALDFGENTIGMLLTRSLAEMSRFAVQLGANPLTFLGLAGVGDLFVTCSSPLSRNYRIGYAVGKGESLKEVLAEMDQVAEGINTLELLKSEADRRGVQMPLVNGLYGILHQQRPISEMFDDMMSSEQSRDVEFVLG; encoded by the coding sequence ATGCCCCTTACACACCGCGTCGCAGTGCTGGGTGGTGGCAGTTTCGGCACTGTGATCGGCAATCTGGTTGCGCGCAATGGCCACAGGATCTGCCTGTGGTTGCGCAATCCGGAGAGGGTGGCGACCATCAACCGTCTGCGGGAGAACAGCGAGTACCTGCCGGGCTACCAGCTGGATAACCGGTTGTATGCCACTACCGGGCTGAAACAGGCGGTGCGGGACGTGGACATCCTGTTTGTCGCGGTGCCGAGCCACTCGTTCCGCGAGATCAGCCGGGCGGTGGCGCCGCTGGTGTCACCGCACACAGTGCTGGTCAGCCTGACCAAGGGTATCGAACCCGGCGGCTTTCGGCTGATGAGCGAGATCCTGCGCCAGGAAATGCCGGATAACCCCCGGGCTGTGCTCAGCGGTCCCAATCTTGCCGGTGAGATCGCCGCTGGCCATCTCACCGGCTCGGTGGTGGCCAGCGCCGACCACAGCATCAACGCGACCCTGCACGATCTGCTGCACAGCGAACGATTCCTGGTCTATGCCTCCCAGGACATGTACGGTGTGGAGCTCGGTGGTGCGTTGAAGAACGTCTATGCGATTCTGGCAGGTCTGGGCGCCGCGCTCGATTTTGGCGAAAACACGATCGGCATGCTGCTGACCCGCTCGCTGGCCGAGATGTCGCGCTTTGCGGTGCAGCTGGGCGCCAATCCGCTGACATTTCTGGGCCTGGCCGGGGTGGGAGATCTGTTCGTCACCTGTTCCTCGCCATTGTCGCGCAATTACCGCATCGGCTACGCCGTGGGCAAGGGCGAATCGCTGAAGGAGGTGCTGGCGGAAATGGATCAGGTGGCCGAGGGGATCAATACCCTGGAACTGCTGAAATCCGAGGCCGACCGGCGTGGGGTGCAGATGCCCCTGGTCAACGGTTTGTACGGCATTCTTCACCAGCAGCGGCCAATTTCCGAGATGTTCGATGATATGATGAGCAGTGAACAGTCCCGGGATGTGGAATTTGTGCTCGGCTGA
- the htpG gene encoding molecular chaperone HtpG yields MTAELKKETLGFQTEAKQLLHLMIHSLYSNKEIFLRELISNASDAIDKLRFAALADESLLEGQADYAVQVDVDKEARTITITDNGIGMTREEVIENLGTIAKSGTAAFLNNLTGDQKKDSQLIGQFGVGFYSGFIVAERVEVHTRKAGEAADTGVLWESHGESEFSIEERPRESRGTSVTLYLKSDCAEFADDWRVRSVIKKYSDHISVPVKMLKPATPATDADADDKEAEQPEAEPQYEAVNEATALWTRPRSEITDEEYKAFYQHVSHDFEEPLIWSHNKVEGKQEYTSLLYIPKRAPFDLWNRDMARGLKLYVQRTFIMDEAEQFLPLYLRFVKGVVDSNDLPLNVSREILQKDSSVDAMRSALTKRVLDMLAKLAKKGGDDYATFWKEFGQVLKEGPAEDFGNKEKIAGLLRFATTHTDKPDQDQSLQDYVARMQEGQDKIYYVVAENFNTARKSPHLEVFRKKGIEVLLLSDRVDDWLMNQLQEFDGKPLQDVARGALDLEDDSEQAKAEKEKLKQDSEALVERLAKVLDDKVAEVRPSLRLTESPACLVVGEHDMGAQMRRILEAAGQPVPPGKPILEINPGHPLLQMLDAEADESRFADLAHVVLDQATLAEGGQLEDPASFVSRLNALLLQLSKS; encoded by the coding sequence ATGACCGCGGAACTGAAAAAGGAAACACTGGGCTTCCAGACCGAAGCCAAGCAACTGCTGCACCTGATGATCCACTCCCTGTACAGCAACAAGGAGATTTTTCTCCGCGAGCTGATCTCCAACGCCTCCGATGCCATCGACAAGCTGCGCTTCGCGGCGCTGGCGGATGAATCCTTGCTCGAGGGCCAGGCTGACTACGCCGTGCAGGTGGACGTGGACAAAGAGGCCCGCACCATTACCATCACCGATAACGGCATCGGCATGACCCGGGAGGAAGTGATCGAGAATCTCGGCACAATCGCCAAGTCCGGCACTGCGGCCTTTCTCAATAACCTGACTGGCGACCAGAAAAAGGACTCCCAGCTGATCGGTCAGTTCGGCGTCGGCTTTTACTCCGGCTTTATCGTTGCCGAACGGGTGGAAGTACATACCCGCAAGGCGGGTGAGGCTGCCGATACCGGTGTCCTGTGGGAGTCCCACGGCGAATCGGAATTCTCCATCGAGGAGCGGCCCCGCGAAAGCCGCGGTACCAGCGTCACCCTGTACCTGAAATCCGATTGCGCGGAGTTCGCCGACGACTGGCGCGTGCGCAGTGTAATCAAGAAGTACTCCGACCATATCTCGGTGCCGGTGAAGATGCTCAAGCCGGCCACTCCGGCAACCGATGCCGATGCCGATGACAAGGAAGCTGAACAACCAGAGGCGGAGCCGCAGTACGAGGCGGTGAATGAGGCCACGGCACTGTGGACCCGTCCCCGCAGCGAAATCACTGACGAGGAGTACAAGGCCTTCTACCAGCATGTATCCCACGACTTCGAGGAACCGCTGATCTGGAGTCACAACAAGGTCGAGGGCAAGCAGGAGTACACCAGTTTGCTGTACATCCCGAAGCGGGCCCCCTTTGACCTGTGGAACCGGGACATGGCGCGGGGACTGAAGCTCTATGTGCAGCGCACTTTCATCATGGACGAGGCAGAACAGTTCCTGCCCCTGTATCTGCGCTTCGTCAAGGGCGTGGTGGACTCCAATGACCTGCCACTGAATGTGTCCCGGGAAATCCTGCAAAAGGACAGTTCGGTGGATGCAATGCGCAGCGCTCTGACCAAGCGGGTACTCGATATGCTGGCCAAGCTCGCCAAGAAGGGGGGCGACGACTACGCCACCTTCTGGAAGGAATTTGGCCAGGTGTTGAAGGAGGGCCCGGCGGAGGATTTCGGCAACAAGGAAAAAATTGCCGGCCTGCTGCGCTTTGCCACCACGCATACCGACAAGCCCGACCAGGACCAGTCGCTGCAGGACTATGTGGCGCGCATGCAGGAAGGTCAGGACAAGATCTACTACGTGGTGGCCGAGAACTTCAATACCGCCCGCAAGAGCCCGCACCTGGAAGTATTCCGCAAGAAGGGCATCGAGGTGCTGCTGCTCAGTGACCGGGTGGATGACTGGTTGATGAATCAGCTGCAGGAATTCGACGGCAAGCCGCTGCAGGATGTGGCCCGCGGCGCGCTGGATCTGGAGGACGACTCGGAACAGGCCAAGGCAGAAAAGGAAAAGCTGAAACAGGACAGCGAGGCACTGGTGGAACGCCTGGCGAAGGTGCTGGACGACAAGGTGGCGGAGGTGCGGCCCTCGCTGCGGCTGACGGAATCGCCGGCCTGCCTGGTGGTGGGCGAGCACGACATGGGCGCGCAGATGCGGCGCATCCTGGAAGCCGCGGGCCAGCCGGTGCCACCCGGCAAGCCAATCCTGGAAATCAATCCCGGGCACCCATTGCTGCAGATGCTGGATGCGGAGGCGGATGAGAGCCGCTTTGCGGATCTGGCGCATGTGGTGCTGGATCAGGCTACACTGGCAGAGGGTGGCCAGCTGGAGGATCCGGCCAGCTTCGTCAGCAGACTCAATGCGCTGCTGTTGCAGCTGAGTAAATCCTGA
- the sucD gene encoding succinate--CoA ligase subunit alpha: MSILIDKNTKVICQGFTGSQGTFHSEQAIQYGTKMVGGVTPGKGGQEHLGLPVFNTVNDAVAATGADASVIYVPAPFCKDSILEAANSGIKLIVCITEGIPTLDMLDAKVCCDALGVRLIGPNCPGVITPGECKIGIMPGHIHLPGKVGIVSRSGTLTYEAVKQTTDSGFGQSTCVGIGGDPIPGSSFIDILAMFEQDPGTEAIVMIGEIGGTAEEEAAAYIKANVSKPVVSYIAGVTAPKGKRMGHAGAIISGGKGTADEKFTALEDAGVKTVRSLAEIGSGLAEVTGW; the protein is encoded by the coding sequence ATGAGTATCCTGATCGACAAGAACACCAAGGTTATCTGCCAGGGCTTTACCGGCTCCCAGGGTACCTTTCACTCTGAGCAGGCGATCCAGTACGGTACCAAAATGGTCGGCGGGGTAACGCCGGGCAAGGGCGGCCAGGAACACCTGGGCCTGCCGGTCTTCAACACCGTCAATGACGCGGTGGCTGCCACCGGCGCCGATGCCTCGGTGATCTACGTGCCCGCGCCGTTTTGCAAGGATTCCATTCTGGAGGCCGCCAACAGCGGCATCAAACTGATCGTCTGCATCACCGAGGGCATCCCCACCCTGGACATGCTCGACGCCAAGGTATGCTGTGACGCGCTGGGTGTGCGCCTGATCGGCCCCAACTGCCCCGGTGTCATCACCCCCGGCGAATGCAAGATCGGCATCATGCCCGGGCACATCCACCTGCCCGGCAAGGTTGGCATCGTGTCCCGCTCCGGCACGCTGACCTATGAGGCGGTCAAGCAGACCACCGATTCGGGCTTCGGCCAGTCGACCTGCGTCGGCATCGGCGGCGACCCGATTCCCGGCTCCAGCTTCATCGACATCCTGGCGATGTTCGAGCAGGATCCGGGCACCGAGGCGATCGTGATGATCGGCGAGATCGGCGGTACCGCTGAGGAAGAGGCCGCGGCCTACATCAAGGCCAATGTCAGCAAGCCGGTGGTGTCCTACATCGCCGGTGTGACCGCCCCCAAGGGCAAACGCATGGGCCATGCCGGTGCCATCATCTCCGGTGGCAAGGGCACCGCGGACGAGAAGTTCACGGCGCTGGAAGACGCTGGCGTCAAAACCGTACGCAGCCTCGCCGAAATCGGCAGCGGCCTGGCCGAAGTCACCGGCTGGTAA
- the sucC gene encoding ADP-forming succinate--CoA ligase subunit beta encodes MNLHEYQGKQLFADYGLPVSKGYAVDTPEDAVKAAETIGGDMWVVKAQVHAGGRGKAGGVKLVRTTDEVRDFASNWLGKNLVTYQTDEGGQPVSKILVETCTDIAEELYLGAVVDRASRRIVFMASTEGGVEIEKVAEETPEKILRAVIDPLVGAQPYQGRELAFQLGLQGEQIKQFVKIFIGLAQLFKDKDLALIEVNPLVITEAGDLHCLDAKLGVDGNALYRQPKLREMHDPSQEDEREALAAKWELNYVALDGNIGCMVNGAGLAMGTMDIVKLHGGAPANFLDVGGGATKERVAEAFKIILSDSNVKAVLINIFGGIVRCDLIAEGVIGAVEEIGVKVPVVVRLEGNNAELGRKVLADSGLNIIAATSLTDAAQQAVKAAGGAA; translated from the coding sequence ATGAATCTTCATGAGTATCAGGGCAAGCAACTGTTTGCCGATTACGGCCTGCCGGTGTCCAAGGGCTATGCAGTCGATACCCCAGAGGACGCCGTCAAGGCAGCGGAGACCATCGGCGGTGACATGTGGGTAGTGAAGGCCCAGGTGCACGCTGGCGGACGGGGCAAGGCCGGGGGCGTCAAGCTGGTCAGGACCACTGACGAGGTACGTGACTTCGCCAGCAACTGGCTGGGCAAGAATCTGGTTACCTACCAGACCGACGAAGGCGGTCAGCCAGTCAGCAAGATCCTGGTGGAGACCTGCACCGACATCGCCGAGGAACTGTACCTGGGTGCGGTGGTGGACCGGGCATCGCGCCGAATCGTGTTCATGGCATCCACCGAAGGTGGTGTCGAGATCGAGAAGGTCGCCGAGGAAACTCCCGAGAAAATCCTGCGCGCGGTGATCGACCCACTGGTCGGTGCCCAGCCCTACCAGGGTCGCGAGCTGGCTTTCCAACTTGGCCTGCAGGGCGAGCAGATCAAGCAGTTCGTGAAGATTTTCATCGGTCTGGCCCAGCTGTTCAAGGACAAGGACCTGGCGCTGATCGAAGTCAACCCGCTGGTGATTACCGAGGCCGGCGACCTGCACTGCCTGGACGCCAAGCTGGGTGTCGATGGCAATGCACTCTACCGCCAGCCCAAGCTGCGGGAGATGCACGATCCCTCCCAGGAAGACGAGCGCGAGGCGCTGGCCGCCAAGTGGGAGCTGAACTACGTAGCGCTGGACGGCAACATCGGCTGCATGGTCAACGGCGCCGGCCTGGCGATGGGCACGATGGATATCGTCAAGCTGCACGGCGGTGCTCCGGCCAACTTCCTGGACGTGGGGGGTGGTGCCACCAAGGAACGGGTGGCGGAGGCCTTCAAGATCATCCTGTCGGACAGCAACGTCAAGGCGGTGCTGATCAATATCTTCGGCGGCATCGTGCGCTGTGACCTGATCGCCGAGGGCGTGATCGGCGCGGTCGAGGAAATCGGTGTCAAGGTACCGGTAGTGGTGCGCCTGGAGGGCAACAACGCGGAGCTGGGGCGCAAGGTGCTGGCCGACAGCGGTCTCAATATCATCGCCGCCACCAGCCTTACAGATGCTGCTCAACAGGCAGTCAAAGCAGCGGGAGGAGCAGCCTGA
- the lpdA gene encoding dihydrolipoyl dehydrogenase: MADKYDVVVVGAGPGGYVAAIKAAQLGLSTACVEEWLDDDGKIRLGGTCLNVGCIPSKALLDSSQKFVEARDHFALHGIGINKPTMDVAAMQARKQKIVDQLTGGITGLFKHNGVTAVQGRGKVLAGCKVEVTDKDGKVSVLEAGNIVIAAGSEPVPIPPAPVDNDYIVDSTGALEFTEVPGRLGVIGAGVIGLELGSVWARLGSEVVMLEALDELLPMMDAQIAKESGKIFRKQGLDIRLSTRVTGAEVKDGKVEVKFTTADGEHVELFDKLIVSVGRRPRTEDLLATDSGVTLDERGFIYVNDYCATEAPHVYAVGDVVRGPMLAHKGMEEGVMVAERIAGKPAQLNYDCIPSVIYTHPEVAAVGKTEQELKSDGTAYKAGVFPFAASGRALAANDTDGMVKILADAETDRVLGCHIVGPSAADLVQQIVIAMEFGSSSEDLALTVFGHPTLSEAVHEAALAVHGHAIHIANRKQRK, from the coding sequence ATGGCAGACAAGTATGATGTAGTGGTAGTCGGCGCAGGGCCCGGTGGCTATGTGGCGGCGATCAAGGCGGCCCAGCTGGGCCTGTCCACCGCCTGTGTCGAGGAGTGGCTGGATGACGACGGCAAGATCCGTCTCGGCGGCACGTGCCTGAACGTCGGCTGCATACCCTCCAAAGCCCTGCTCGACAGCAGCCAGAAATTTGTCGAGGCACGCGATCATTTCGCGCTGCACGGCATCGGCATCAACAAGCCGACCATGGATGTGGCGGCGATGCAGGCACGCAAGCAGAAGATCGTCGATCAGTTGACCGGAGGTATTACTGGCCTGTTCAAGCACAACGGCGTCACTGCAGTGCAGGGGCGCGGCAAGGTCCTGGCTGGCTGCAAGGTCGAGGTCACCGACAAGGACGGCAAGGTCAGCGTACTCGAGGCCGGCAATATCGTCATCGCTGCCGGTTCGGAACCAGTGCCCATTCCGCCGGCGCCGGTGGACAACGATTATATTGTCGACTCCACCGGTGCGCTGGAATTCACTGAAGTGCCCGGGCGTCTCGGCGTGATAGGCGCGGGGGTGATCGGCCTGGAACTGGGCAGTGTCTGGGCCCGGCTGGGCTCCGAGGTGGTCATGCTGGAGGCACTGGATGAACTGCTGCCGATGATGGACGCGCAGATCGCCAAGGAGTCTGGCAAGATTTTCCGCAAACAGGGCCTGGATATCCGGCTCAGCACCCGGGTCACCGGGGCGGAGGTCAAGGACGGCAAGGTGGAGGTCAAGTTCACCACCGCCGACGGGGAACATGTCGAGTTGTTCGACAAATTGATCGTATCGGTGGGGCGGCGCCCGCGCACCGAGGACTTGCTGGCCACCGACAGCGGCGTGACCCTGGATGAGCGCGGCTTCATTTACGTCAACGATTACTGTGCCACCGAGGCGCCACATGTCTATGCCGTGGGCGACGTGGTGCGGGGCCCGATGCTGGCACACAAGGGCATGGAAGAAGGCGTGATGGTGGCGGAGCGCATTGCCGGCAAGCCCGCCCAGCTCAATTACGACTGTATTCCCTCGGTGATCTACACCCACCCTGAAGTGGCGGCGGTAGGCAAGACCGAACAGGAATTGAAGTCGGACGGCACCGCCTACAAGGCCGGCGTCTTCCCTTTTGCCGCCAGTGGCCGTGCCCTGGCCGCCAACGATACCGACGGCATGGTCAAGATCCTGGCCGATGCCGAGACCGACCGCGTGCTGGGCTGCCATATCGTCGGCCCGTCGGCAGCGGATCTGGTTCAGCAGATAGTGATCGCGATGGAATTCGGTTCCAGTTCCGAGGATCTGGCACTGACGGTGTTCGGCCATCCGACCCTGTCGGAAGCCGTTCACGAAGCTGCCCTGGCGGTGCATGGCCACGCCATTCATATCGCCAATCGCAAGCAGCGCAAGTAG